A genomic window from Plasmodium coatneyi strain Hackeri chromosome 13, complete sequence includes:
- a CDS encoding Eukaryotic translation initiation factor produces the protein MNINEKDKLAEQNLETLDVTKLTPLSEDVISRQATINLGTIGHVAHGKSTLVHAISGVHTVRFKHEKERNITIKLGYANAKIYKCTNPDCLPPECYKSYESSKEDDPICPRENCNHKMKLLRHVSFVDCPGHDILMATMLNGAAVMDAALLLVAGNESCPQPQTSEHLAAVEIMRLKHILILQNKVELIKEEQALKQQEEIRNFVSGTAADSAPIIPISAVLKYNIDVVCEYIVTQISIPKRDFISSPHMIVIRSFDVNKPGEDIETLQGGVAGGSILHGVLKVGDKIEIRPGIISKDEKGEITCRPIISQILSMFAENNNLKYAVPGGLIGVGTRIDPILTRADRLVGQVIGHLNKLPDCFAEIEISYYLLRRLLGVKSQDGEKNTKVAKLKNGEFLMINIGSTSIGCRVTGIKSELAKLELTGPVCTKIGDKIALSRRVDKHWRLIGWGQINKGKPLELQEPI, from the coding sequence ATGAATATTAATGAGAAGGATAAATTGGCTGAGCAGAACCTAGAAACGCTAGATGTAACCAAGTTAACCCCCCTGAGTGAAGATGTCATAAGCAGGCAAGCCACAATCAACCTTGGTACGATAGGGCATGTGGCCCATGGAAAGTCAACACTTGTTCATGCTATATCGGGGGTGCACACAGTCAGGTTCAAGCacgagaaggaaagaaatattacCATAAAATTGGGGTatgcaaatgcaaaaatatataaatgtaccaACCCGGATTGTTTACCCCCAGAATGTTACAAATCATACGAAAGTAGCAAAGAAGATGATCCAATATGTCCTCGTGAAAATTGTAACCATAAAATGAAATTACTAAGGCACGTCTCCTTTGTTGATTGTCCAGGACATGATATTTTAATGGCAACCATGTTAAACGGTGCAGCAGTTATGGATGCAGCTCTGTTACTGGTTGCAGGGAATGAGTCCTGTCCACAGCCCCAAACATCAGAACATTTAGCTGCCGTCGAAATTATGAGATtaaaacatattttaattttacaaaataagGTAGAATTaattaaggaagaacaagCCTTAAAGcaacaggaagaaattagAAACTTCGTTTCTGGTACGGCTGCTGATAGTGCACCAATCATCCCTATCAGTGCTGTTTTAAAGTACAACATAGATGTAGTATGCGAATACATAGTTACACAGATAAGTATACCAAAGAGGGATTTCATATCCTCCCCGCATATGATTGTTATTCGATCATTCGATGTTAACAAACCTGGGGAAGATATTGAAACATTACAAGGCGGAGTTGCAGGAGGAAGTATTCTACATGGGGTGTTAAAAGTAGGGGATAAAATCGAAATTCGACCTGGTATTATTTCGAAAGAcgaaaagggagaaattaCCTGCAGACCTATCATATCACAAATATTGTCCATGTTTGctgaaaataataatttaaaatatgctGTCCCGGGTGGACTAATTGGAGTGGGTACACGAATTGATCCCATTTTAACAAGAGCTGATCGATTGGTCGGTCAGGTTATTGGccatttaaataaattaccAGACTGTTTTGCAGAAATTGAAATTTCTTACTATTTGCTGAGAAGATTATTAGGGGTGAAATCCCaagatggagaaaaaaatacaaaagtggcaaaattaaaaaatggagaattcTTAATGATTAATATTGGGTCCACTTCCATCGGGTGCAGAGTTACAGGTATTAAATCTGAGCTAGCCAAGTTAGAATTAACCGGCCCGGTGTGCACAAAAATTGGGGACAAAATAGCCCTAAGTAGGAGAGTCGACAAGCACTGGCGTTTGATTGGATGGGGACAGATCAACAAGGGCAAGCCCCTCGAGCTGCAGGAGCCAATTTAA